From a region of the Mercurialis annua linkage group LG1-X, ddMerAnnu1.2, whole genome shotgun sequence genome:
- the LOC126681637 gene encoding uncharacterized protein LOC126681637: MENEVSAAPLVSSKKSINKLSSFFTQDIELKSFRLCLNCVCLDQSNIWRAALSWSIFFLLAIGVPLISHFLLLCADCDSKHQRPYDAVVQLSLSTFAIISFFTLSSWSHKYGFDKFLFLDKLQHEDHTISRRYKQQLQKSMMLLCNFVLPCFAVESAYRIWWYVTGTTQIPYFKNEFLSDTVVCILQLSSWVYRLSIYIFVCIIYRLICFLQILRLEDFAQVFQKESDVSSILKEHLRIRRNLRVISHRFRRFIFLSLILVTASQLMSLLVTTRSSANNNIFEAGELLLCSINLVTGLLICLRSAAKVTHKAQSITSLAAKWHVGATINSYDDMEGETPTNQSACSGQVDIDWVLDDEDDDRDEDLDSSIKMVFFAQTISVQKRQALVTYMENNKAGMTLYGSMMDRTWLHTIFGVELALLLWFLNKTIMNWT; this comes from the exons ATGGAGAACGAAGTTTCAGCAGCCCCTTTGGTGTCCTCCAAGAAGAGTATTAATAAGCTTTCCTCTTTTTTCACCCAAGACATTGAGTTGAAGAGCTTCCGACTCTGCCTCAACTGTGTATGCCTTGATCAATCCAACATCTGGAGGGCTGCTCTCTCATGGTCCATCTTCTTCCTTCTGGCCATCGGCGTTCCTCTCATCTCCCATTTCTTGCTTCTGTGCGCTGATTGTGATTCCAAGCATCAGAGGCCTTACGACGCCGTCGTTCAATTGTCTCTTTCCACTTTTGCTATCATTTCTTTCTTCACTCTCTCTTCTTGGTCTCACAAGTATGGTTTTGATAAGTTCCTCTTCCTCGACAAATTACAACATGAAGACCACACCATCAGCCGACGTTACAAACAACAGCTCCAG AAATCCATGATGTTGCTTTGCAATTTTGTTCTGCCCTGCTTTGCTGTTGAGAGCGCATACCGCATATGGTGGTACGTCACCGGAACCACCCAGATACCCTACTTCAAGAACGAATTTCTCAGTGATACCGTTGTATGCATATTGCAGCTGTCCTCCTGGGTTTATCGACTCTCAATTTACATCTTTGTCTGCATTATCTACCGATTGATTTGCTTTTTGCAAATACTTAGACTTGAGGATTTTGCTCAAGTATTTCAAAAGGAAAGTGATGTCTCTTCAATCTTGAAGGAGCACCTCAGGATCAGAAGAAATCTCCGTGTCATTAGCCATCGCTTTCGAAGGTTCATCTTCCTGTCTCTTATATTGGTAACTGCCAGTCAGTTGATGTCCTTGCTTGTCACCACCCGTTCTAGTGCTAATAACAACATTTTTGAGGCCGGAGAACTACTG TTGTGCTCCATTAACCTGGTAACAGGGCTCCTCATATGCCTGAGAAGTGCAGCAAAGGTCACCCACAAAGCACAGTCCATCACAAGCCTTGCTGCCAAGTGGCATGTTGGTGCCACAATCAACTCTTATGATGATATGGAGGGGGAGACACCAACAAATCAGAGTGCTTGTAGTGGGCAAGTGGACATTGATTGGGTTTTGGATGATGAAGATGACGATAGAGATGAGGATCTGGACAGCAGCATCAAAATGGTGTTTTTTGCACAAACAATCTCAGTCCAAAAGAGGCAGGCCTTAG TGACATATATGGAAAACAATAAGGCAGGAATGACGTTGTACGGGTCCATGATGGACAGAACATGGCTTCACACTATATTTGGGGTTGAGTTGGCGCTGCTGCTCTGGTTTCTTAACAAGACGATAA TGAACTGGACGTAA